The segment GGCACCCCCTTTCCCCTCATGTTGTTCTATTGTACCACACTCTGCCCGGATTGCAAAGCATCACTCCGCTCTGAGCCCGCCATACCGCCGCAGGCTGAGAGACGAGGACTGCGCTGCTCCGCCGGTCATCCAATCATACCGCCGCAGAGCCAGAACCTCTTTATACTGTACCGCCTCCGGCCTTGCAGGGGATGCCAGAAGCCACCGGGCCGAGACCGGCTGCGCCAGCTCCACCCTGCCGCTCAGGGTCACGAACTGCCGGTTGCCGATGGTCAGCCGCACAAGGCAGCCGTTCCGGGTGCGCAGGACCTCCACGAGTGCAGGCGTGCACTTTTGCTTTTGCGCGGTGTTCACAGACATTTCTTCTGCTAAAACGCTCTGTTCCGCTTCCAGCGCACAGGGCGTTTCCGGTTTTGTGCGCAGATCCACCAGCAGTTCGATTTTCCCCGCGCCCCGCCGAGCCAGCTGTTCTTCCACTGCATTCCGGACCGAATTCCCGCCCCGGAACAGTACCACAGCGGTATCGTTCTGGGTGACCACCACTGCCGGCGCGTTGGCGCTGCCCACAAGGTCGATGTGCACCACATCCCGGCTGAGGGCATTGCCCAGCCCAACGGAAACCGCCGCTGTCAGCACGATGCAGGGCACGGCCACCCGCAGACGCAGACGCCAGCGGAAGGCCAGCCAGCACAGCACGATGAGCACCAGACAGACAATGGCCGCATAGGACGTATCAAAGTAGAGCCCCGCGCCCGGCTTTGCCGCTATCCAGACGGCCCAGCGGTCGAGCAGGCCGGTCAAGGCTGCGGACAGTACGGAGAGCGCACCATGCAGCGGCGCAAGGACGGGCACCAGCCCGGTGAACGCCGTACCGAGACCCAGCAGCATCATGGGCTGGATGAGCCAGAGGACCGTCACGCTGGAGACCACTGCCCAGATGCTGACGCTCAGCCCGCGCAGCACCAGCACCGGAAAGGTCGCCGCAGACGCACAGACCGAAATGCAGACGCTTTCCGCAAGGCCCCAAAGGCGCTCCGGCAGCTTGAAATACCATGGGCGCTTCACCGGAGCGCTTGCTTTACTCCGGAAACGGATGCTGTACCACTTCCGAATGCGGCGGATGCACGCACCGCCTGCCACCGTGCCCAGCACCGCCGCAAAGGAAAGCTCAAAGCCGATATCACACACGGCATAGCTGCTGCCTGCTGTCATCGCGATGCCAGCCACCGCCAGAGAGGTAAGGGTATCCGGCGGGGCATACAGCCACACCCCCAGCGCACTGACCCACACCGCTGCCGCTGCACGGAGCACCGAGGGCGTAAAGCCGGTCACGCCCACCAGCAGCAACGCAAGCAGCGCCTTCCACACTGCTCTCAGGCGCAGCGCCGCATAGCAGCGTTCTTTCTTCCTGCGTGCATCCAAGCGGAACACCTCACCGCACAGGATGGATACATGCATTCCGCTCACCACCAGCACATGGGCAAGGCCCGCGCCCCGGTAGGCGCTGCGCAGCTCCGGGGAAAGATGCGTCCGGTCGCCCACCGTCATGGCCGCCAGCACGCCGCCGGTCTTGCCATCCATGCGGCGGCGCAGGGCTGCGCTGAGCCTTTGCTGCAGCCGGTGGGTGCGGGCACGGAAGCTGCTGCTCTGCCCCAGCTGTTTGAAATCCGGTTTTTCCTCGTCCGGTTCTGCCAGCAGCACAATGCCGTCCGAATACAGGCCGACCCGGCTCTGCTGTGCCGGAACGGACAGCACAAATCTGCCCTGCACCCGCTGCCCCGCCTCACATTCCGGCAGAGTCTCGCATTCCACCCGGAAGGAGGTCTTTGCATCATTGATCTTCTCCACCCGCAAGACCGCGTCCACAACGCCGGGATAGTAGGAGTCCGAAACGCTTTCCACCTCTGCCGTCAGCACCAGCGGGCGGGCGGCATACTGCACGCGGATGCGCTCCAGCCGGTTTGCCGTGTGCAGCACCGATGCCATGCCCACCACAGCACCCAGCAGGATGCAGAGCACCGCTTTGCGGGCAGCATCAAAGATGCACAGCACCAGACAAACGGCAACAAAAAATGCCGCAAACGGCACAAAAAGCTCCGTTTGCGGCAAAAAAGCACACACGAACTCAACACCCAGCATTCCAGCGCAGAAAACGCAGAGTGGGCGTCGCATGGCAGCTTAGTGGAAGAACAGGGGCAGCGGCTCCAGGAAGATGATATCCTTGCGCTCAGCTGCATCGCCCTCGGCCAGAACAGCGGCCTGGCCTACAATGGTGCACTGGGTCTTCTCAGCCAGCGCATCCAGA is part of the Faecalibacterium sp. HTF-F genome and harbors:
- a CDS encoding ComEC/Rec2 family competence protein, whose product is MPFAAFFVAVCLVLCIFDAARKAVLCILLGAVVGMASVLHTANRLERIRVQYAARPLVLTAEVESVSDSYYPGVVDAVLRVEKINDAKTSFRVECETLPECEAGQRVQGRFVLSVPAQQSRVGLYSDGIVLLAEPDEEKPDFKQLGQSSSFRARTHRLQQRLSAALRRRMDGKTGGVLAAMTVGDRTHLSPELRSAYRGAGLAHVLVVSGMHVSILCGEVFRLDARRKKERCYAALRLRAVWKALLALLLVGVTGFTPSVLRAAAAVWVSALGVWLYAPPDTLTSLAVAGIAMTAGSSYAVCDIGFELSFAAVLGTVAGGACIRRIRKWYSIRFRSKASAPVKRPWYFKLPERLWGLAESVCISVCASAATFPVLVLRGLSVSIWAVVSSVTVLWLIQPMMLLGLGTAFTGLVPVLAPLHGALSVLSAALTGLLDRWAVWIAAKPGAGLYFDTSYAAIVCLVLIVLCWLAFRWRLRLRVAVPCIVLTAAVSVGLGNALSRDVVHIDLVGSANAPAVVVTQNDTAVVLFRGGNSVRNAVEEQLARRGAGKIELLVDLRTKPETPCALEAEQSVLAEEMSVNTAQKQKCTPALVEVLRTRNGCLVRLTIGNRQFVTLSGRVELAQPVSARWLLASPARPEAVQYKEVLALRRYDWMTGGAAQSSSLSLRRYGGLRAE